A section of the Oncorhynchus gorbuscha isolate QuinsamMale2020 ecotype Even-year linkage group LG04, OgorEven_v1.0, whole genome shotgun sequence genome encodes:
- the LOC124033727 gene encoding ras-related protein Rab-27A-like, translating to MSDGDYDYLIKFLALGDSGVGKTSFLYQYTDKKFNSKFITTVGIDFREKRVVYKSNGPEGAAGRGQRIHVQLWDTAGQERFRSLTTAFFRDAMGFLLLFDLTNEQSFLNVRNWMSQLQMHAYCENPDVVLCGNKCDLQEQRAVREDEARELAEKYGIPYFETSAANGQFVSQAVDVLLDLIMKRMERCVDKSWIPDGTVRSNGHSGHTDITEPKTQEKGKCAC from the exons ATGTCTGATGGGGACTATGATTACCTCATCAAATTCCTAGCCCTTGGTGATTCTGGAGTGGGGAAAACCAGCTTTCTGTACCAGTACACAGACAAAAAGTTTAACTCCAAATTCATCACTACAGTGGGCATTGATTTCAGAGAAAAACGAGTG gtatACAAATCAAATGGTCCAGAAGGGGCAgcaggcagaggacagaggatTCATGTTCAGCTGTGGGACACGGCAGGGCAGGAGAG GTTTCGGAGTTTGACAACAGCTTTCTTCCGAGATGCGATgggcttcctcctcctctttgacctcaccaaTGAGCAGAGTTTCCTTAATGTCAGAAATTGGATGA GTCAATTACAGATGCACGCTTACTGCGAGAATCCAGATGTTGTTCTCTGTGGCAACAAGTGTGACCTGCAGGAGCAGAGGGCAGTCCGTGAAGATGAGGCCCGTGAGTTGGCAGAGAAGTATGG AATCCCTTACTTTGAGACAAGTGCAGCTAACGGGCAGTTTGTTAGCCAGGCTGTGGATGTCCTGCTGGACCTCATTATGAAGAGGATGGAGCGCTGTGTGGACAAGTCCTGGATCCCTGATGGAACCGTGCGATCCAACGGACACAGTGGTCACACAGACATCACAGAGCCCAAGACCCAGGAGAAGGGCAAATGTGCTTGTTAG